One genomic window of Ziziphus jujuba cultivar Dongzao chromosome 4, ASM3175591v1 includes the following:
- the LOC107416392 gene encoding protein PTST, chloroplastic isoform X5, protein MGYKRLTQGQTSIRKHPTSSAIWRAYSMSVSLEESSSLQSENYPSENDFATENSSEEPLAQPLSSDELKSLLADSERERLIKKLSEANQQNRFLKRQMHINEDALVNFKSEIAVMELEIQALVKLAEEIANSAIPEGSRKINGKYIQSHLLSRLEVTETLLCTSEAVLEKLKDQIKDVDAAQSKEVPLFWCGMAESVQVMGTFDGWSQGEHLSPEYTGSFTKFSTTLLLRPGRYEIKFLVDGEWKLSPEFPTVREGLMENNLLIVK, encoded by the exons ATGGGCTACAAGAGGTTGACTCAGGGTCAAACTTCTATAAGGAAGCATCCTACAAGTTCTGCCATCTGGAGAGCATATTCTATGTCTGTTAGTTTAGAGGAATCTTCATCCCTACAGTCGGAAAATTATCCAAGTGAGAATGATTTTGCAACAGAGAATTCATCAGAAGAGCCGCTTGCCCAACCATTAAGCAGTGATGAG CTGAAGTCACTGCTGGCTGATTCTGAAAGGGAAAGGCTAATTAAAAAACTAAGTGAAGCTAATCAACAAAATCGATTCCTCAAACGGCAG ATGCACATAAATGAGGATGCCTTGGTTAACTTCAAAAGTGAAATTGCTGTCATGGAACTTGAAATTCAG GCATTGGTTAAATTAGCTGAAGAAATAGCTAATTCTGCCATTCCTGAAGGATCAAGAAAGATCAATGGAAAGTATattcaatctcaccttctttcGCGGCTAGAAG TAACTGAAACTTTGCTGTGTACGTCTGAAGCTGTACTTGAGAAGTTGAAGGATCAGATAAAGGATGTCGATGCTGCACAATCCAAGGAGGTTCCTCTGTTCTGGTGTGGTATGGCTGAG agcgtTCAAGTTATGGGAACATTTGATGGATGGAGTCAAGGAGAGCATCTATCACCAGAATATACGGGTTCTTTTACCAAGTTTTCAACAACATTACTGCTGAGACCTGGAAG GTATGAGATCAAGTTCTTAGTGGATGGAGAGTGGAAGCTATCCCCAGAATTCCCTACTGTTCGAGAAGGTTTAATGGAAAATAACTTGTTAATTGTTAAGTGA
- the LOC107416395 gene encoding uncharacterized protein At4g22758-like, translated as MSKKKNNNSENQHMKKNRFLITVNVVGSAGPLRFVVNEDDLVSVVIDTALKTYAREGRLPVLGSDSNDFLLYCANAGSDALSPKEKIGSHGGRNFVLSKKQKQLQMTEKKPEMMSHKGVKSWKAWLNRVLYF; from the exons atgtcgaagaagaagaacaataaCAGTGAGAACCAGCATATGAAGAAGAACAGGTTTTTGATCACAGTGAATGTTGTTGGAAGCGCAGGACCATTAAGATTTGTGGTGAATGAGGATGATTTGGTTTCTGTTGTGATTGACACCGCTCTAAAAACATATGCCCGGGAAGGAAGACTTCCTGTTCTTGGTTCTGACTCCAATGATTTCCTTCTCTACTGTGCTAATGCAGGATCTGATG cCTTAAGTCCAAAGGAAAAAATAGGATCTCATGGAGGAAGGAATTTTGTGCTAAGCAAGAAACAGAAGCAACTTCAAATGACAGAAAAGAAGCCAGAAATGATGTCTCATAAAGGAGTTAAAAGCTGGAAGGCATGGCTTAACAGAGTTCTTTACTTTTGA
- the LOC107416392 gene encoding protein PTST, chloroplastic isoform X4, which produces MKIGSAKYCLGEKLSCFQRYSRAIGGENFHLVPYNVTALNLRMGYKRLTQGQTSIRKHPTSSAIWRAYSMSVSLEESSSLQSENYPSENDFATENSSEEPLAQPLSSDELKSLLADSERERLIKKLSEANQQNRFLKRQALVKLAEEIANSAIPEGSRKINGKYIQSHLLSRLEAVLEKLKDQIKDVDAAQSKEVPLFWCGMAESVQVMGTFDGWSQGEHLSPEYTGSFTKFSTTLLLRPGRYEIKFLVDGEWKLSPEFPTVREGLMENNLLIVK; this is translated from the exons ATGAAGATAGGTTCTGCAAA ATATTGTCTTGGAGAAAAACTTTCATGCTTCCAGAGGTATTCAAGAGCAATAGGTGGTGAAAATTTTCACCTAGTTCCATATAATGTAACTGCCTTGAATTTGAGGATGGGCTACAAGAGGTTGACTCAGGGTCAAACTTCTATAAGGAAGCATCCTACAAGTTCTGCCATCTGGAGAGCATATTCTATGTCTGTTAGTTTAGAGGAATCTTCATCCCTACAGTCGGAAAATTATCCAAGTGAGAATGATTTTGCAACAGAGAATTCATCAGAAGAGCCGCTTGCCCAACCATTAAGCAGTGATGAG CTGAAGTCACTGCTGGCTGATTCTGAAAGGGAAAGGCTAATTAAAAAACTAAGTGAAGCTAATCAACAAAATCGATTCCTCAAACGGCAG GCATTGGTTAAATTAGCTGAAGAAATAGCTAATTCTGCCATTCCTGAAGGATCAAGAAAGATCAATGGAAAGTATattcaatctcaccttctttcGCGGCTAGAAG CTGTACTTGAGAAGTTGAAGGATCAGATAAAGGATGTCGATGCTGCACAATCCAAGGAGGTTCCTCTGTTCTGGTGTGGTATGGCTGAG agcgtTCAAGTTATGGGAACATTTGATGGATGGAGTCAAGGAGAGCATCTATCACCAGAATATACGGGTTCTTTTACCAAGTTTTCAACAACATTACTGCTGAGACCTGGAAG GTATGAGATCAAGTTCTTAGTGGATGGAGAGTGGAAGCTATCCCCAGAATTCCCTACTGTTCGAGAAGGTTTAATGGAAAATAACTTGTTAATTGTTAAGTGA
- the LOC132803509 gene encoding uncharacterized protein LOC132803509, which translates to MADSSSTSLTDNQTFDFANLVFLNVATQAPICLSSDNIFTWKAQWDALLYGYALTGYIDGSLMCPPSSSNVAYMYWTRQDQLLYGSLLASLSCDLAPMVASAKTSRAADELALLNAPLKDEEITIYVINGLNSDLKEISAALRSRDTEIFFEHLHERLLEYEAYLHKTGSQISDDAVAVAHVVNHTTSSSGFNLNFSRKPGS; encoded by the exons atGGCTgattcttcttctacttctttgACTGATAACCAAACCTTTGATTTTGCCAATTTAGTTTTCCTCAATGTAGCTACTCAAGCACCTATTTGCCTTTCTTctgataatatttttacttgGAAAGCTCAGTGGGATGCCCTTCTTTATGGCTATGCCCTCACTGGTTATATTGATGGCTCTCTTATGTGTCCACCTTCCTCTTCCAATGTGGCATATATGTATTGGACTCGACAGGATCAGCTTCTATATGGGTCCCTATTAGCATCCTTGTCTTGTGATCTTGCTCCCATGGTTGCCTCGGCTAAAACTTCAC GAGCAGCAGATGAGCTAGCCTTACTTAATGCACCTCTCAAAGATGAAGAAATCACTATTTATGTTATCAATGGCTTAAATTctgatttaaaagaaatttctgCAGCACTTCGTTCCAGGGacactgaaattttttttgaacactTACATGAAAGGCTCTTGGAATATGAGGCATATCTTCACAAGACCGGTTCTCAAATCAGTGATGATGCCGTTGCTGTAGCTCATGTTGTAAACCATACCACCTCTTCTTCTGGTTTTAATCTTAACTTCTCCAGGAAACCAGGTTCTTGA
- the LOC107416392 gene encoding protein PTST, chloroplastic isoform X2, translating to MKIGSAKYCLGEKLSCFQRYSRAIGGENFHLVPYNVTALNLRMGYKRLTQGQTSIRKHPTSSAIWRAYSMSVSLEESSSLQSENYPSENDFATENSSEEPLAQPLSSDELKSLLADSERERLIKKLSEANQQNRFLKRQMHINEDALVNFKSEIAVMELEIQALVKLAEEIANSAIPEGSRKINGKYIQSHLLSRLEAVLEKLKDQIKDVDAAQSKEVPLFWCGMAESVQVMGTFDGWSQGEHLSPEYTGSFTKFSTTLLLRPGRYEIKFLVDGEWKLSPEFPTVREGLMENNLLIVK from the exons ATGAAGATAGGTTCTGCAAA ATATTGTCTTGGAGAAAAACTTTCATGCTTCCAGAGGTATTCAAGAGCAATAGGTGGTGAAAATTTTCACCTAGTTCCATATAATGTAACTGCCTTGAATTTGAGGATGGGCTACAAGAGGTTGACTCAGGGTCAAACTTCTATAAGGAAGCATCCTACAAGTTCTGCCATCTGGAGAGCATATTCTATGTCTGTTAGTTTAGAGGAATCTTCATCCCTACAGTCGGAAAATTATCCAAGTGAGAATGATTTTGCAACAGAGAATTCATCAGAAGAGCCGCTTGCCCAACCATTAAGCAGTGATGAG CTGAAGTCACTGCTGGCTGATTCTGAAAGGGAAAGGCTAATTAAAAAACTAAGTGAAGCTAATCAACAAAATCGATTCCTCAAACGGCAG ATGCACATAAATGAGGATGCCTTGGTTAACTTCAAAAGTGAAATTGCTGTCATGGAACTTGAAATTCAG GCATTGGTTAAATTAGCTGAAGAAATAGCTAATTCTGCCATTCCTGAAGGATCAAGAAAGATCAATGGAAAGTATattcaatctcaccttctttcGCGGCTAGAAG CTGTACTTGAGAAGTTGAAGGATCAGATAAAGGATGTCGATGCTGCACAATCCAAGGAGGTTCCTCTGTTCTGGTGTGGTATGGCTGAG agcgtTCAAGTTATGGGAACATTTGATGGATGGAGTCAAGGAGAGCATCTATCACCAGAATATACGGGTTCTTTTACCAAGTTTTCAACAACATTACTGCTGAGACCTGGAAG GTATGAGATCAAGTTCTTAGTGGATGGAGAGTGGAAGCTATCCCCAGAATTCCCTACTGTTCGAGAAGGTTTAATGGAAAATAACTTGTTAATTGTTAAGTGA
- the LOC107416392 gene encoding protein PTST, chloroplastic isoform X3, translating to MKIGSAKYCLGEKLSCFQRYSRAIGGENFHLVPYNVTALNLRMGYKRLTQGQTSIRKHPTSSAIWRAYSMSVSLEESSSLQSENYPSENDFATENSSEEPLAQPLSSDELKSLLADSERERLIKKLSEANQQNRFLKRQALVKLAEEIANSAIPEGSRKINGKYIQSHLLSRLEVTETLLCTSEAVLEKLKDQIKDVDAAQSKEVPLFWCGMAESVQVMGTFDGWSQGEHLSPEYTGSFTKFSTTLLLRPGRYEIKFLVDGEWKLSPEFPTVREGLMENNLLIVK from the exons ATGAAGATAGGTTCTGCAAA ATATTGTCTTGGAGAAAAACTTTCATGCTTCCAGAGGTATTCAAGAGCAATAGGTGGTGAAAATTTTCACCTAGTTCCATATAATGTAACTGCCTTGAATTTGAGGATGGGCTACAAGAGGTTGACTCAGGGTCAAACTTCTATAAGGAAGCATCCTACAAGTTCTGCCATCTGGAGAGCATATTCTATGTCTGTTAGTTTAGAGGAATCTTCATCCCTACAGTCGGAAAATTATCCAAGTGAGAATGATTTTGCAACAGAGAATTCATCAGAAGAGCCGCTTGCCCAACCATTAAGCAGTGATGAG CTGAAGTCACTGCTGGCTGATTCTGAAAGGGAAAGGCTAATTAAAAAACTAAGTGAAGCTAATCAACAAAATCGATTCCTCAAACGGCAG GCATTGGTTAAATTAGCTGAAGAAATAGCTAATTCTGCCATTCCTGAAGGATCAAGAAAGATCAATGGAAAGTATattcaatctcaccttctttcGCGGCTAGAAG TAACTGAAACTTTGCTGTGTACGTCTGAAGCTGTACTTGAGAAGTTGAAGGATCAGATAAAGGATGTCGATGCTGCACAATCCAAGGAGGTTCCTCTGTTCTGGTGTGGTATGGCTGAG agcgtTCAAGTTATGGGAACATTTGATGGATGGAGTCAAGGAGAGCATCTATCACCAGAATATACGGGTTCTTTTACCAAGTTTTCAACAACATTACTGCTGAGACCTGGAAG GTATGAGATCAAGTTCTTAGTGGATGGAGAGTGGAAGCTATCCCCAGAATTCCCTACTGTTCGAGAAGGTTTAATGGAAAATAACTTGTTAATTGTTAAGTGA
- the LOC107416392 gene encoding protein PTST, chloroplastic isoform X1 encodes MKIGSAKYCLGEKLSCFQRYSRAIGGENFHLVPYNVTALNLRMGYKRLTQGQTSIRKHPTSSAIWRAYSMSVSLEESSSLQSENYPSENDFATENSSEEPLAQPLSSDELKSLLADSERERLIKKLSEANQQNRFLKRQMHINEDALVNFKSEIAVMELEIQALVKLAEEIANSAIPEGSRKINGKYIQSHLLSRLEVTETLLCTSEAVLEKLKDQIKDVDAAQSKEVPLFWCGMAESVQVMGTFDGWSQGEHLSPEYTGSFTKFSTTLLLRPGRYEIKFLVDGEWKLSPEFPTVREGLMENNLLIVK; translated from the exons ATGAAGATAGGTTCTGCAAA ATATTGTCTTGGAGAAAAACTTTCATGCTTCCAGAGGTATTCAAGAGCAATAGGTGGTGAAAATTTTCACCTAGTTCCATATAATGTAACTGCCTTGAATTTGAGGATGGGCTACAAGAGGTTGACTCAGGGTCAAACTTCTATAAGGAAGCATCCTACAAGTTCTGCCATCTGGAGAGCATATTCTATGTCTGTTAGTTTAGAGGAATCTTCATCCCTACAGTCGGAAAATTATCCAAGTGAGAATGATTTTGCAACAGAGAATTCATCAGAAGAGCCGCTTGCCCAACCATTAAGCAGTGATGAG CTGAAGTCACTGCTGGCTGATTCTGAAAGGGAAAGGCTAATTAAAAAACTAAGTGAAGCTAATCAACAAAATCGATTCCTCAAACGGCAG ATGCACATAAATGAGGATGCCTTGGTTAACTTCAAAAGTGAAATTGCTGTCATGGAACTTGAAATTCAG GCATTGGTTAAATTAGCTGAAGAAATAGCTAATTCTGCCATTCCTGAAGGATCAAGAAAGATCAATGGAAAGTATattcaatctcaccttctttcGCGGCTAGAAG TAACTGAAACTTTGCTGTGTACGTCTGAAGCTGTACTTGAGAAGTTGAAGGATCAGATAAAGGATGTCGATGCTGCACAATCCAAGGAGGTTCCTCTGTTCTGGTGTGGTATGGCTGAG agcgtTCAAGTTATGGGAACATTTGATGGATGGAGTCAAGGAGAGCATCTATCACCAGAATATACGGGTTCTTTTACCAAGTTTTCAACAACATTACTGCTGAGACCTGGAAG GTATGAGATCAAGTTCTTAGTGGATGGAGAGTGGAAGCTATCCCCAGAATTCCCTACTGTTCGAGAAGGTTTAATGGAAAATAACTTGTTAATTGTTAAGTGA